From Anopheles coluzzii chromosome 3, AcolN3, whole genome shotgun sequence, the proteins below share one genomic window:
- the LOC120958888 gene encoding Bardet-Biedl syndrome 2 protein homolog has translation MDISTKPVFSFSLNYKVFEKLVTCGKYDGIHSCLTMVTTADKILIHTPHKRYGLQNSKLSISEIKNDIALLNMNFPIRAIVAGRLKKDDERDVLVIGSPSHVLAYHVDENCNMFQRDFHEGVLSAVIGGYANQPGNTLIVGGNAVVRGYNQEGTEVLWLITSGSVVSLLLIDIDKDGQNELITGTDDGCIRIYKKEALLHEFTEGNEIQNLVALRTGQFMYSVKNGTIGVFEENVRMWRIKSKARATAMATYDILGCEAKQMIVGWKSGKIDVRDPRTGDVWFRMKMNDFVCGIACNDYRGIGLLDLVVVTADGEIRGYTTPSVNMLTLHNVADEEMNALLTQKQKLLLELKHYENNIKYNKEILSNTSESNLVQSVPDNVGIIPSNTRLQIGISTSYDSNDMNIDITVSTNNSTTIRAVLIFADQLFKEETLIAHLTKDVSRILIPLKTLKDNAQDIHIKAFVGYPSSVQFHVFELTRQLPKFAMYTIPHNLTGSPKSVSYINTLPTKDGPGGCYVEFRISERLKRICIWVNQNFLLPSDIEYMTSDADATELKLNLISLRTAKCVCLHFSYDGKTRFYTEDIGLAGVLVQSLVQFLNIDNMNSQACFPVVSEEVKELFQKLQGLQETEKQISSEIVEHINQIKSHLIRAEDARYYNGEDVIKYHNEMMATNEDLVKSYKIRLVNTSEIQLALKRIHGILYNASRLRAGTFASSMIGRFKEALKTNNIDAVLKIIEMGEM, from the exons ATGGACATATCCACCAAACCCGTATTTTCGTTCTCCCTCAACTACAAAGTGTTCGAAAAGCTGGTGACCTGCGGGAAGTACGACGGGATCCATTCCTGTTTGACCATGGTCACTACGGCGGACAAG ATTCTAATCCACACGCCCCACAAACGCTACGGGCTGCAAAACTCGAAGCTCTCGATTTCGGAAATCAAAAATGACATCGCACTGCTTAACATGAACTTTCCGATACGGGCGATCGTGGCCGGGCGGCTGAAGAAGGACGACGAACGCGACGTGCTGGTGATTGGAAGTCCTTCGCATGTGCTAG CGTACCATGTGGATGAAAATTGTAATATGTTTCAGAGAGATTTCCACGAGGGCGTATTGTCTGCCGTGATCGGTGGCTACGCAAACCAACCGGGCAATACGCTGATCGTTGGCGGCAATG CGGTCGTCCGAGGCTACAATCAGGAGGGCACCGAAGTGCTGTGGCTGATAACGTCTGGCAGCGTGGTTTCACTGCTGCTAATCGATATCGATAAGGACGGTCAAAATGAG CTCATCACCGGCACGGATGATGGATGCATACGGATCTACAAGAAGGAAGCGCTGCTGCACGAGTTTACCGAGGGCAACGAGATACAGAATCTGGTCGCCCTGCGCACCGGCCAGTTTATGTACAGCGTCAAGAACGGCACGATCGGTGTGTTCGAGGAGAACGTGCGAATGTGGCGCATCAAGTCGAAGGCCCGCGCCACAGCGATGGCCACGTACGACATTCTGGGATGCGAGGCGAAGCAAATGATCGTCGGCTGGAAGAGTGGCAAGATCGATGTACGTGATCCCCGCACCGGGGACGTTTGGTTCCGGATGAAGATGAACGATTTCGTGTGCGGGATAGCTTGCAACGACTATCGGGGGATCGGGCTGCTGGATCTTGTCGTCGTGACGGCGGATGGAGAAA TAAGGGGATACACGACGCCAAGCGTCAACATGCTAACGCTGCACAACGTTGCCGATGAGGAAATGAACGCTCTGCTGACTCAGAAGCAGAAACTGCTGCTCGAGCTGAAGCACTACGAAAACAACATCAAGTACAACAAGGAAATCCTGAGCAACACGAGCGAAAGCAATCTGGTGCAGAGTGTGCCGGACAACGTCGGCATCATACCGTCCAACACGCGGCTACAGATCGGCATTTCCACCAGCTACGATAGCAACGATATGAACATCGACATCACCGTGTCGACCAACAACTCGACCACGATCCGTGCCGTGTTGATCTTTGCCGATCAGCTGTTCAAGGAGGAAACGCTGATCGCGCACCTGACGAAGGACGTTTCGCGCATACTGATACCGCTCAAGACGCTCAAGGACAATGCGCAGGACATCCACATCAAAGCGTTCGTCGGCTACCCGAGCAGCGTGCAGTTTCACGTGTTTGAGCTGACCCGTCAGCTGCCCAAGTTTGCGATGTACACCATACCGCACAATCTGACCGGGTCACCGAAAAGTGTGT CCTACATCAACACACTCCCGACGAAGGATGGCCCGGGGGGATGTTACGTCGAGTTTCGCATCTCGGAGCGTCTGAAGCGCATATGTATCTGGGTCAATCAG AACTTCCTGCTACCGTCCGACATCGAGTACATGACATCAGACGCTGACGCGACCGAGCTGAAGCTGAACCTGATCAGCCTGCGGACGGCCAAATGCGTATGCCTACACTTCAGCTACGATGGCAAGACGCGCTTCTACACGGAGGACATCGGTCTGGCCGGTGTCCTCGTGCAGTCGTTGGTGCAGTTTCTCAATATAGACAACATGAAC TCCCAGGCCTGCTTTCCGGTGGTAAGCGAAGAAGTGAAGGAACTGTTTCAAAAACTGCAAGGCCTTCAAGAGACCGAGAAGCAGATCAGCTCGGAGATCGTGGAGCACATCAATCAGATCAAAAGTCATCTGATACGGGCCGAAGATGCTCGGTACTACAACGG CGAAGACGTCATAAAGTATCACAATGAAATGATGGCCACAAACGAGGATCTCGTGAAGAGCTATAAAATCCGGCTGGTCAACACGAGCGAAATACAGCTGGCACTGAAGCGCATCCACGGTATCCTGTACAATGCGTCGCGACTGCGAG CCGGAACATTTGCTTCGTCCATGATCGGCAGGTTCAAGGAGGCACTCAAGACTAACAACATTGATGCGGTGCTTAAAATCATCGAGATGGGAGAGATGTAA